The Sorangiineae bacterium MSr11367 genome window below encodes:
- a CDS encoding LeuA family protein, whose protein sequence is MKQSRLIFDWNELETKDRRAPAGLSIFDETLRDGMQNPSVTSPSIEEKLKILHAMNDIGVDEADIGLPASSPRAFDDCLRICQEVAHCRLPIKVACAGRTVVGDITPMIELSQRAGIPVEVYAFIGSSPIRQYAEDWDVALIAKRSVEAIDAAVAAGLPVAYVTEDTTRSRPETLTTLFRAAIDHGASRICLADTVGHSTPDGVRNLLRFTRALLSEMGATHVGIDWHGHNDRGLALENAIRAIECGADRIHATALGVGERAGNVPMELLLMNMKLLGLLDRDVAQLVDYVETVASAIGWIIPPSYPLVGRDAFRTATGVHAAAIIKAMSRGDSWLADRIYSGVPAGSFGLAQEICIGFMSGASNVVHWLRQRGIPASEFLVGEILKAAKSQDHIMTDDEVLRVVARVDAQAHTLSMGHEERETA, encoded by the coding sequence ATGAAGCAGTCACGTCTCATTTTCGATTGGAACGAGCTGGAGACGAAGGACCGGCGCGCTCCGGCGGGGCTGTCGATCTTCGACGAAACGCTCCGGGACGGGATGCAAAACCCATCGGTGACGTCGCCGAGCATCGAGGAGAAGCTGAAGATTCTCCATGCGATGAACGATATCGGCGTCGACGAAGCCGATATCGGATTACCGGCAAGCTCGCCGCGCGCATTCGACGATTGCCTGCGCATATGCCAAGAAGTGGCCCACTGCCGATTGCCCATCAAGGTTGCCTGCGCGGGCCGCACGGTGGTCGGCGACATCACGCCGATGATCGAGCTTTCGCAGCGCGCAGGCATTCCCGTGGAGGTTTACGCCTTCATCGGCTCGAGCCCCATTCGACAATACGCGGAAGATTGGGACGTCGCGCTGATTGCCAAACGCAGCGTCGAGGCCATCGACGCGGCCGTCGCGGCGGGCCTTCCCGTGGCGTACGTGACCGAGGATACGACACGGTCGCGCCCCGAGACGCTGACGACGTTGTTTCGCGCGGCCATCGACCACGGCGCCTCCCGCATCTGCCTCGCGGACACCGTGGGTCACTCGACCCCCGACGGCGTGAGGAATCTGCTTCGATTCACCCGCGCGCTACTTTCCGAAATGGGAGCCACGCACGTGGGCATCGATTGGCACGGCCACAACGATCGTGGTCTGGCCTTGGAAAATGCCATTCGGGCCATCGAGTGCGGCGCCGACCGCATTCACGCCACCGCGCTCGGCGTGGGCGAGCGCGCAGGAAATGTGCCGATGGAGCTTTTGCTGATGAACATGAAGCTGCTCGGCCTGCTCGACCGGGACGTGGCCCAATTGGTCGACTACGTAGAGACCGTGGCCTCGGCCATCGGGTGGATCATTCCGCCTAGCTATCCACTGGTGGGGCGCGACGCATTCCGCACGGCGACGGGGGTTCACGCCGCCGCGATCATCAAGGCCATGTCCCGCGGGGATTCGTGGCTGGCCGACCGCATTTACAGCGGGGTTCCGGCTGGCTCGTTCGGGCTCGCCCAGGAGATTTGCATTGGATTCATGAGTGGCGCATCCAATGTCGTTCATTGGCTGCGCCAGCGCGGAATTCCTGCTTCCGAATTTCTGGTGGGCGAAATTCTAAAGGCCGCCAAATCGCAAGATCACATCATGACCGACGACGAGGTGCTCCGCGTCGTGGCTCGCGTCGACGCGCAAGCCCACACCCTTTCGATGGGGCACGAGGAAAGAGAAACAGCATGA